Proteins encoded within one genomic window of bacterium:
- the trpS gene encoding tryptophan--tRNA ligase, which translates to MTETSKKVLLSGIKSTGRPHIANYFGAMKQYVDLQDQYDSRIFIADLHSLTTVQNKAELSQNTLDLAIDYLAIGLDPKKVVIYKQSDLPQVTELAWIFNCITTVPYLMRAHAFKDAEAKNKEINVGLFDYPILMAADILIHNADIVPVGKDQQQHVEITRDTAQKFNRVFETDIFKIPDHLILKEVETVPGIDGQKMSKSYNNHIPLFSTDEEIKKLVMAIVTDSNGGIPVNVYNIHKLFRDEEYLSKLYKENEGKYKALKEALIEDLIAFISPLRARREEIAKDPEIVREMLRNNAKKLKIEIDAIMDRVKEAAGLVL; encoded by the coding sequence ATGACTGAAACATCTAAAAAAGTATTATTATCTGGTATCAAATCAACAGGTAGACCTCATATTGCTAACTATTTTGGCGCAATGAAACAATATGTTGACCTTCAGGATCAATATGATTCTCGTATTTTTATTGCAGACCTTCACTCTCTAACTACGGTTCAAAATAAAGCAGAGCTATCTCAAAATACACTTGATCTTGCCATAGACTATCTTGCTATCGGTCTTGATCCAAAGAAGGTTGTAATTTACAAACAATCTGACCTACCACAAGTAACTGAGCTTGCTTGGATTTTTAATTGTATTACAACTGTCCCATATTTAATGCGTGCACATGCTTTTAAGGACGCTGAGGCAAAGAACAAAGAAATTAATGTTGGACTTTTCGATTATCCGATACTTATGGCGGCTGACATTCTAATTCACAATGCAGACATTGTTCCTGTAGGAAAGGATCAGCAACAGCATGTTGAAATCACAAGAGACACAGCGCAAAAATTCAATAGAGTTTTTGAAACAGACATTTTCAAAATCCCAGATCACCTTATTCTAAAAGAAGTAGAGACAGTTCCTGGAATCGATGGGCAAAAGATGAGTAAGAGTTACAATAATCACATTCCGCTTTTTTCAACTGATGAGGAGATTAAAAAATTGGTAATGGCCATTGTTACAGATTCAAATGGAGGAATCCCTGTTAATGTCTACAATATTCACAAACTATTCAGAGATGAGGAATATTTGTCCAAGTTATATAAAGAGAATGAGGGCAAGTACAAAGCATTAAAAGAAGCTTTAATTGAGGATTTAATTGCCTTTATTTCGCCACTTAGAGCTCGTAGAGAGGAGATTGCTAAAGACCCTGAGATTGTACGCGAAATGCTTAGAAACAACGCAAAAAAGCTTAAAATAGAGATTGATGCAATTATGGATAGAGTGAAGGAAGCAGCTGGATTGGTTCTGTAA